The genomic interval AGAGTTAGAGGATACTATCCAATGTATGATATAATAACTTATAATAAACTTGGAAAAGAAATTAATGAGTTAAAATATGTAGAAGGTAAACTAGAAGGGGATGTCTCAACTTTCTATAATGAAAGAGGAGATGCGACAGAGGTAAAAAATAATCTAAATCCTGATTATCCATATATCTTAATTTATTATGATTACTATAAAGATGGTGGATATGAAAAAACAGTAGATGGAAGTGGTAGAAGAAGTTTCGTTGTTGTTGACAAAAATGGTTTTCAAAGAGAATTGGCATATGTTCTTTTCTTTGGTTCAAGAAATCCAGTAGTTCAGCTTGATATATATGAAAAAAATATCAATGAAAAAAGAGATAAATATGGTAATATAACTGAATTCACTTCTGTTAGATACGATGTTTTAGAGAATAATAAAGCTAAAGCAGAAGATATCTATAAACAACTTAGAGAACAAAAAATTAAAAAAATTGGTGTTAGTGGAAAAGTAGAAATAACTTATGAATACTATAATTAAAAATTTGGAAGGAGAGACAAAGATAAAATGAATGAATTAGACAAAAATTACTCACCTAATGAGATAGAGGAAAAGTGGTATAAGACTTGGGAAGAATCAAAGTTCTTTGCAGCAAGTCTTTCATCTGAAAAGGAAAACTATTCTATAGTTATTCCACCTCCAAATGTAACAGGAATTTTACATATGGGGCACGTTTTAAATAACTCTATTCAAGATACTTTAATAAGATACAATAGAATGAGAGGTAAAAATACTCTTTGGATGCCAGGTTGTGACCACGCTGGAATAGCAACTCAAAATAAAGTTGAAAGAAAATTAGCAGAAGAAGGATTAAAAAAAGAAGATATAGGTAGAGAAAAATTCCTTGAAATGACTTGGGATTGGAAAGAAAAATATGGAGGTATCATAACTCAGCAATTAAGAAAGTTAGGAGCTTCACTTGACTGGGATAGAGAAAGATTTACTATGGACGAAGGACTTTCTTATGCAGTTAGAAAAATTTTTAATGACTTATATCATGATGGTTTAATTTATCAAGGTGAATATATGGTAAACTGGTGTCCTTCTTGTGGAACTGCACTTGCAGATGATGAAGTTGACCACGAAGAAAAAGATGGACATCTATGGCAAATAAAATATCCTGTAAAAGATTCTGATGAATATATAATAATCGCTACTTCAAGACCTGAAACTATGCTTGCTGACGTGGCAGTTGCAGTTCACCCTGAAGATGAAAGATACAAACATTTAATAGGAAAAACTTTAATTTTACCATTAGTTAATAGAGAAATTCCTGTTATTGCAGATGAATATGTTGATAAAGAATTTGGAACAGGAGCTTTAAAAATTACTCCTGCACATGACCCTAATGACTATAATTTAGGAAAGAAATATAATCTACCTGTAATAAATATGTTAACTCCTGATGGAAAAATAGTTAATGACTATTCTAAATATGCAGGACTTGATAGATTTGAAGCTAGAAAGAAAATTGTTGAGGACTTAAAAGAACAAGGTTTCTTTATAAAGACTGAACATTTACACCATGCAGTAGGACAATGTTATAGATGTCAAACTGTTATTGAACCAAGAGTATCTCCTCAATGGTTTGTTAAAATGAAGCCTCTTGCTGAAAAAGCTCTTGAAGTTGTAAGAAATGGTGAAATAAAAATTCTTCCTAAGAGAATGGAAAAAATTTACTATAACTGGCTAGAAAATATAAGAGATTGGTGTATATCAAGACAAATTTGGTGGGGACATAGAATACCTGCTTGGTATGGACCTGATAGACATGTTTTTGTTGCTATGGATGAAGCAGAAGCAAAGGAACAAGCTAAGAAACATTATGGACATGATGTTGAACTATCTCAAGAAGAAGATGTTTTAGATACTTGGTTCTCATCTGCACTTTGGCCATTCTCAACAATGGGTTGGCCTGAAAAAACTAAGGAATTAGATTTATTCTATCCTACAAATACATTAGTAACAGGAGCAGACATTATATTCTTCTGGGTTGCTAGAATGATAATGTTTGGTATGTATGAACTTAAAAAGATACCATTTAAAAATGTATTCTTCCATGGAATAGTAAGAGATGAAATTGGTAGAAAGATGTCAAAATCTCTTGGAAACTCTCCTGATCCACTTGACTTAATAAAAGAATTTGGAGTAGATGCTATAAGATTTTCTATGATATATAACACTTCTCAAGGACAAGATGTACACTTCTCAACTGACTTACTAGGAATGGGAAGAAATTTTGCAAATAAAATTTGGAATGCTGCAAGATTTGTTATTATGAACTTAGAAGGTTTTGATGTAAAATCTGTAGATAAAACTAAATTAGATTATGAACTTGTTGATAAATGGATAATTTCAAGATTAAATGAAACTGCAAAAGAGGTAGAAGATTGTTTAGAAAAATTTGAACTTGATAATGCTGCTAAAGCTGTTTATGAATTCTTAAGAGGAGATTTCTGTGATTGGTATGTTGAAATTGCAAAAATCAGACTTTATAATGATGACGAAGATAAGAAAATTTCTAAATTAACAGCACAATATATGCTTTGGACTATCTTAGAACAAGGATTGAGATTACTTCATCCATTTATGCCATTCATCACAGAAGAAATTTGGCAAAAAATTAAAGTAGATGGTGAAACTATCATGCTACAACAATATCCTGTAGCTGATAATAATCTAATAGATGTTAAAATTGAAAAATCTTTTGAATATATAAAAGAAGTTGTTTCTTCACTTAGAAATATAAGAGCAGAAAAAGGAATTTCTCCTGCTAAACCTGCAAAAGTAGTTGTATCAACTTCTAATTCAGAAGAATTAGAAACTCTCGAAAAGAATGAATTATTTATCAAGAAATTAGCTAATTTAGAAGAATTAACTTGTGGAGCAAACTTAGAAGCTCCTGCACAAAGTTCTTTAAGAGTAGCTGGAAACTCATCAGTATATATGATATTAACAGGACTTTTAAATAATGAAGCAGAAATTAAAAAGATTAATGAACAACTTGCTAAATTAGAAAAAGAATTAGAGCCTGTAAACAGAAAATTATCTGATGAAAAGTTCACTTCAAAAGCTCCTCAACATATAATTGATAGAGAGCTAAGAATACAAAAAGAATATCTTGATAAGATAGAAAAATTAAAAGAAAGTTTAAAAAGTTTTGAAGAATAAAAAAGTTAAAGGCTATTGAAAATTTTCAATAGCCTTTATTTTTTTAAAATAAAAACATCACTTATTCCAGTAAGTGATGTTTTGCCTTTATTTTGGTTTTTTATGGTTCAATATATTTCTATATCTAGATTAATTATAGTATTTATTTTTTATCTTGTCAATGATATAATTAATTGCCTTTATTATTTTTCCCTTCATCTCAAAAGTAAGGAGGTGAAGATGTTGAAAAAGGTTATTTTATGGTTCACGATAGTAGTATTTTTTTTAATGCTTTTATCTAAAAACATTAATTTAACATTTATTTTTAATTTTTAAATAATTGTTAAATACTGGTTTTATGTGGGTGATTTGTTCCAGCAGATCACCTGCTTTTTTTTATTTTACAAATTATAACAAACGTGGTATACTTTAAATAGTTCTAAATAGAACTAATTTAAAAAATAAATATAAGGACTGATATATATGCAAAGATTAGGTGGATTTCTAATAACTAAAATAAAACAATTACATAGTAGAGCATTGGCACAATGTATAAGTGATAAGGGTATAGATGCTTTTAGTGGAGAGCAAGGAAAGATTTTATTTGTGCTTTGGCGAAAAGATAAAATCACTCAAAAAGAATTAGCAACTGAAACAGGTTTAGCTAAGAATACAATTACAATTATGCTTGAAAAAATGGGAAAAAATAATTTAATTAGAAAAATAACAGATGAAAATGATAAAAGAAAATCATTGGTAATTTTAACAGATTATGCAAAGTCTTTGAAAAAACCTTTTGATGAAATTTCAGATGATGAGATGTTAAAGAAGGTGTATAAAGGTTTTAGTGAAGAAGAAATAGATAAATGTGAAGAATATTTACATAGAATTATTAAGAATTTAGAAGAAAAAGAGGAAAGTGATAGATAATGGTAAATCAATTAATGAAATTATTGACAGAAGACTTTAAATTTTTTACTAATTTAACAATAGAACATGTTTTAATATCGTTGTTAGCTATAAGTATTGCTAGTGTACTAGGTATTATTCTAGGAATAATAATAAGTGAATATAGAAGATTTTCAGGTTTAATATTAGGAACTGTCAATATACTTTATACTATACCTTCAATAGCATTATTGGGATTTTTTATCACTATCACAGGAGTTGGAAATACAACAGCACTTATCGCTTTAATAATATATGCACTTTTACCAATAATAAGAAGTACATACACAGGAATTGTAAACATAAATCCTTTGATTATTGAGGCATCAGAGGGAATGGGAAGTACAAAATTACAGCAACTATTCAAGGTTAAATTGCCACTAGCATTGCCTGTTTTGATGTCTGGTATTAGAAATATGGTTACAATGACAATAGCACTTGCAGGTATAGCTTCATTTGTTGGAGCAGGAGGCTTAGGGGTTGCAATTTATAGAGGTATAACAACTAACAATTCAGCTATGACTTTTCTTGGAAGCTTACTTATAGCACTTTTAGCTTTGATTTTTGATTTTATATTAGGAATTATGGAGAAAAGATTGACTAATCATAAAAGAACAAAATATAAAGTAAATTTTAAACTTATAATTTTAGGGCTTTTCATAATTATATTTGGAGCATATTTTTCTTTAAATTCAAAAAAAGATAAAACTATAAATATTGCAACAAAACCTATGACAGAGGGCTATATCTTAGGACAAATGCTAACTGAACTTATTGAACAAGATACGAATTTAAAAGTAAATATGACAACTGGGGTTGGTGGTGGAACTTCCAATATACAGCCTGCAATGGTTAAGGGAGAATTTGACCTATACCCTGAATATACAGGAACTTCCTGGGAAGCTGTATTGAAAAAAGAAGGTAGCTATGATGAAAGTAAATTTGATGAATTACAAAAAGAATATAAAGAAAAATATAATTTAGAATATGTAAATTTATATGGTTTTAATAATACTTATGGTCTAGCAGTAAATAAGGATATTGCAGAAAAATATAATTTAAAAACATATAGTGATTTAGCAAAAGTCTCAAATAATTTAATTTTTGGTGCAGAATATGATTTCTTTGAAAGAGAAGATGGCTATAAAGAATTACAAAAAGTATATAATATGAATTTTAAAAAACAAATAGATATGGATATTGGGCTTAAATATCAGGCTATGAAAGATAAGAAAATTGATGTTATGGTAATATTTACAACAGATGGACAACTAGCAATATCTGATGTAGTTGTTTTAGAAGATGATAAAAAGATGTATCCATCATATAGAGCAGGAACAGTTGTAAGAAGTGAGATTTTATCTGAATATCCAGAATTAAAACCAGTTTTAGAAAAATTAAATAATATTTTAGATGATAAGACAATGGCAGATTTGAATTATCAAGTTGAAAGTGAAGGTAAAAAGCCAGAAGATGTTGCAAGAGAATACTTGCAAGAAAAAGGTTTATTGGAGGCTAAATAATGATAGAATTCAAAAATATTAGTAAAAGTTATGGAAACCAAGAAATAATAAAAGATTTTAATTTGACTATTGAATGTGGAACATTTTTAACTATCATAGGTTCGTCAGGTTCTGGAAAAACAACAATTTTAAAAATGATAAATGGTCTTATAAAGGCAGATAAAGGTGAAGTACTGATAAATAATAAAAATATTCAAGATGAAGATTTAATCGAACTTAGAAGAAAAATTGGATATGTAATTCAAGGAAATATTTTATTTCCACACTTAACAGTTTTTGATAATATTGCTTACGTATTAAATCTAAAAAAATATAATAAAAAAGAAATTGAAAAGATAGTAAATGAAAAAATGGATATGTTAAATCTTTCAAGAGATTTAAAAGATAGATTGCCAGATGAGCTTTCAGGTGGACAGCAACAAAGAGTTGGAATAGCAAGAGCCTTAGCAGCAAATCCTGACATAATATTGATGGACGAGCCATTTGGAGCAGTTGACGCTATTACAAGATATCAGTTACAAAAAGATTTAAAGGAGTTACATAAAAAAACAGAAGCAACTATTGTATTTATAACTCATGATATAACTGAAGCTTTAAAATTAGGAACAAAGGTTTTAGTATTGGATAAAGGTGAAATCCAACAATATGATATGCCTAAAAATATTTGTTCTAATCCTAAAAATGAATTTGTAAAACAATTATTAAAAATGGCAGAGATGTAAGAGAAAAGAATTGAAAAAATTTTTTAAAAAATGATATAATTTAGACATTATAAAATTTAGAAATGATTTAATTAAATATGAAAGGAGATCAATTATGAAAATTTATGATTTTACTGTAAAAAATAGAAAAGGTGAAGACGTTTCTTTAGAAAATTTTAAAGGAAAAGTCTTATTGATTGTTAATACTGCAACTAGATGTGGATTCACTCCTCAATATGATGAGTTAGAAGCTTTATACTCAAAATATAATAAAGATAGTTTTGAAGTTTTAGACTTCCCTTGTAATCAATTTGGAAATCAAGCTCCAGAAAGTGATGATGAAATTCATACTTTCTGTCAATTGAATTACAAAGTTAAATTTGACCAATTTGCAAAAGTTGAAGTTAATGGTGAAAATGCTATACCACTTTTCAAATACTTAAAAGAGCAAAAAGGATTTACTGGTTTTGATCCTAAGCATAAACTAACTTCTATACTTAATGATATGCTTTCAAAAAATGATCCTGACTTTGCTAAAAAACCAGATATAAAGTGGAATTTTACTAAGTTTTTAGTAGACAAGTCTGGGAATGTTGTAGCAAGATTTGAACCTACTACAGGTGCTGAAGAAATAGAAAAAGAAATTAAAAAATATCTGTGAACTACTCACGACTAACACTCTACGAGTGCTAGAGTCGAGAGCTTCATAAGATAACTGAAAAAGTAAGTTATCTTCTAAGAAGTTTGGTTTTAAAACCCTTATTCTTTTTGGCTAGTCCACGATAGCCACTACTGGATAAGACTTGCATCTACACCGCTACTTTTATCTGTATATTATATTTAAAAAGAACAACTATACAGAACAGTGAATATTTTACAAGGCTACTGTTTACTAGCCTTAACTCCATATATTCAGTTGCTAATGTTCTAAGTATATTATACATTAAAATTAGTAAAATTACAAATTTTAGTACAATATTTTCAATGTTGGTGTTATTCATCTCACGACTAAAGTCAGGAGTGTTCTAACACATTTCATAAAATGAAATTAGCTCTTCTTAATAAGGAGAGCTTTTTTGTGTTATAATATTCATATATAAAATATTAAAATAAGGAGGTCAGAACTTGTTTAAAAAATTTATTTCATATTATAAGCCTCATAAGAAAATGTTTTTTTTAGATTTACTAGCAGCTTTTCTTATTTCTATTTGTGATTTATTCTATCCTATATTAACTCGTTCAATATTATATGATTTTATCCCAAATAGAAAATTAAAAACAATTTTTCTTTTTCTATTTATCTTGGCATTAATCTATATTTTTAAAATGCTATCTAATTATTTTGTTGGCTACTATGGACATATTGTTGGAGTAAAAATACAAGCAGATATGAGAAGAGATTTATTCAAGCATATTCAAAATATGCCCATATCTTATTTTGATAAAAATCAGACTGGGGATATTATGTCAAGGATAGTAAATGATCTGGTAGATATTTCAGAACTTGCTCACCATGGACCTGAAGATGTTTTCATATCAGGTGTTCTAGTTTTAGGTTCTTTTTTCTATCTAATTAATTTAAATCCTCTATTAACTTGTATAGTTTTTATCTTTATTCCAATTTTAGCTCTACTTACTATTTTTTTAAGAAAGAGAATGATGAGAGCCTTTGCCGAGACAAGAACTACTGTTGGTGCTATAAATGCAAATTTATCAAATTCTATTTCAGGAATTAGAGTGTCTAAATCTTTTAATAATAGCAAGTTTGAATTTAAAAAATTTGAAGAAGGAAACTCTAAATATATCATTGCAAGAAAGGCAGCATACTTTTGGTTAGCTGTTTTTCAAGGTGGAGTTTACTATATCATAGATACTCTTTATCTTGTTATGCTTTTAAGTGGAACTTTATTTACTTATTACAATAAGATTACTGTAGTAGATTTTGTTACATATATGCTATTTGTTAATTTATTAATAACTCCTATAAAAAGGCTTATTAATTCAGTAGAGCAATTTCAAAATGGAATGAGTGGCTTTAGAAGATTCTATGAAGTAATAACTGTTCCTCAAGAAGAAGAAGGAAAAATTGAAGTTGGAAAGTTAAATGGTAACATAGTCTTTGATGAAGTAACTTTTAGATATGAAGAAAATGAAAATATTTTTGAGAATTTCTCTTTAAATATTAAAGCTGGAACAAATGTAGCTTTAGTTGGTGAATCAGGAGTTGGTAAAAGTACTATCTGCCATTTAATCCCAAGATTCTATGAAATTTTATCTGGTAAAATTACTATAGATGACATAGATATTAAAGATATGACTTTATCTTCACTTAGAAAGAATATAGGAATTGTAAGTCAAGATGTTTTTCTATTTACAGGAACTATAAAAGAAAATATTGCCTATGGAAAATTAGATGCGACTGATGAAGAAATTTACAGAGCAGCTAAATATGCAAATATCCATGACTATATTATGACTTTAGAAAAAGGATATGATACTCAAGTTGGTGAAAGAGGTATTCGTTTATCTGGAGGACAAAAGCAAAGAATATCTATTGCTAGAGTTTTCCTAGCTAACCCTCCTATTCTAATTTTAGATGAGGCAACAAGTGCTCTAGACAGTATAACTGAAAGAAACATACAAAAATCTCTAGATGAACTTAGTGAAGGTAGAACAACTTTAGTGGTTGCCCATAGACTTACAACTGTAAGAAAAGCTGATGTCATAATTGTTATCACAAAAGATGGAATAGCTGAAATGGGAAATCATGATGAATTAATGAAGCTACAAGGAATTTATTATAAGTTAAATCAAGTTTAAAAATAAAAAGTAAAAAATAAGTGAGTTATGAATGGAAATTTTAGATAAAAAATTAAAGCAAGTGAGCCGAGTAAATGTCGGTATGTCTGAAGCCAACTTGTTGGCAATCTTAGAAAGTCTTAATGAACTTGTTCATTTAGAGTTTCTTACAGATACCGAATTTCTTAGAAGCACTTAGCAATTTATTGCTTAGAGCTTCTTATGATGCAGAACATTAATTTTTTATCATTAAGAAATTTACTCAGTAACGAACTATTTTTTTACTTTTTATTAATTTGTAACAGCTTCTTTTTAATATATTTTTTATTTTTTATTTTTTATTTTTCAATGAACGTTTATATTCTCTAAAACTATTCCATCTATCGTGGAACCACATCCATTGTTCTGGATGTTTTCTAATAACATCTTCCATAATATTTATTAGATATTGCACATTGTTTTGTACATCTTCCTTAAAATTACCTGTCTTTTTCAATTCTATTTCATCTGTAACATAGATGGTAATTGTGTTATCATCATTAAAAGTGTTATAGACAAGTAAGAAAGGTAAGTCAAACTTCAATGCCATTGATACTGCTCCACTAGGTGCTTTTGTTTCCTTGCCAAAGAAATTAACTATAGCTCCTTTATCTCTATGGTCAGAAAATAGTGCAATAACTTTTTTTTCTCTCAATTTAGAAATTAAAACTCTACTTGTTCTTTCATTTTTTTCTATTACTTCCATATAATTTGCTTTCCCTCTAAGCTTTGTGATATAATCATTAATATATGGATTTCTTTGCTTTTTAGCAACAGTAATAATTTTATTCTCACCTGTACAAACTGTACTTGCTTCCATATTTCCCATGTGCATAGTAGCCGCCATAACACCCTTATCTTTTTTACAAGCATTCAACATACTTTCTTGATTTATAATCTTTATGTTTTTAGGATTCTTTAGATATTTATCAAACCATAATGAACATAAAAAAGCTTTTATCATTATTCTAAAAGATTTTCTTGCAATCTTTTCAATTTCCTCGTCACTCTTTTCAGGAAAAGCCATTTTCAAATTCATAAGGGCTGTCATTCTTCTACTTTTAATTAATTTATATGTAAGATTTCCTAAAAAATCTCCAAACTTAAATCTCAATTTTTCAGGTAATAAAAGTAATAAAAAAATAAAAAATCTGGCAACAATATATTGAATAAAATACATAATAAAATCTCCTTTAAGTTTTTCTAATTTATTATAACATATTTTACAGACTTGCTATTCTATTTTTTTTAAATATGTTATAATATTCCATGAATAAAAATACTTTGGAGGTAAAAATGAAAATTGGAATAATTGGTGCTATGCACGAAGAAATAGTTGAATTAAAAAGTTCAATGACTGATATAAATGAAATAGAAATTAGTAATTTAAAATTCTATGAAGGAAAATTATGCTCAAAAGATGTTGTCTTAGTTGAAAGTGGTATAGGAAAAGTTAATGCTGCAATATCTACAACTCTTTTAATTTCTAATTTTAAAGTTGACAAAATAATATTTACAGGAGTTGCTGGAGCAGTTAATCCTGATATTAAAGTTACTGATATTGTTATTGCCACTGATTTAGTTGAATCTGATATGGACGTAACAGCAGGTGGAAACTATAAATTAGGAGAAATACCTAGAATGAAGAGTTCTAATTTCAAGGCTGACCCTTATCTTTTTACTTTAGCTGACTCAGTTGCTACAAAACTTTTTGGATCTGAGAAAGTTCATAAAGGTAAAATTATAAGCAGAGATGAATTTGTGGCTTCATCTGAAAAAGTAAAAAAACTTAGAGAAATTTTTGAAGCTGAATGTGTTGAGATGGAAGGAGCAGCAGTAGCTCATGTCTGTGAAGTTTTAAATATACCATTTATAGTTTTAAGATCAATTTCTGATAAGGCTGATGATGAAGCTGGAATGACTTTTGATGAGTTTGTAAAAATTGCTGCAAAAAATTCAAAATCAATAGTAGAAGGAATTTTATCAATTATAAAATAAAGTGGGAAATAGATGGAGGGAAAAATGAATATTGATGCTTTACTAGAAGAATTATATGCTTATTCTATGTTTAGTATAAGACTTGGTTTAGATAATATTAAAGAAATCTGTAAACACCTAGGAAATCCACAAAATTCATATAAGGTTATACATATAACTGGAACTAATGGTAAAGGTTCTGTTTCAACAACAGTTGAAAGAATCCTAATAGATGCTGGATATAAGGTTGGAAAATACACTTCACCTCATATACTTGAATTCAACGAAAGAATATCTTTTGATGACAAGTATATCAGCAATGAAGATGTTGCTAAATATTATGAAAAAGTTAAGAAGATTATTGAAGAACATAACATACAAGCAACATTCTTTGAAGTTACAACTGCTATGATGTTTGATTATTTCAAAGATATGAAAGCTGAATATGTAATTTTAGAAGCTGGTATGGGTGGAAGATATGATGCAACAAATATTTGTAATAATATTGTATCAGTGATAACTAATGTTAGCTTAGAGCATACAGAGTACTTAGGAGATACTATTTATAAAATAGCAACTGAAAAAGCTGGAATAATTAAAAACTGTCCTTATACCATCTTTGCTGACAATAATCCTGATGTAAAAAAAGCAATTGAAGAAGTTACAGATAAATATGTAAATGTCCTAGATAAATATAAGGATAGCACATATAAACTTGATTTTAATACTTTTACAACAAATATAAATATAAATGGAAATATCTATGAATATTCACTTTTTGGTGATTATCAATATAAAAACTTTTTATGTGCCTATGAAGTTGTAAAATATTTGGGCATAGATGAAAATATAATAAAAGAAGCAATTAAAAAGGTTGTATGGCAATGTAGATTTGAAGTATTCTCTAAAAATCCTCTTGTGATTTTTGATGGTGCTCATAATGCTGCTGGTGTTGAAGAACTTATAAAAATTGTAAAACAACACTTTTCTAAAGATGAAGTTACTGTGTTAGTGTCTATTTTAAAAGATAAAGATAGGGTTTCAATGTTTAGAAAACTAAATGAAATATCTTCTAGTATAATCTTAACATCTATCCCAGACAATCCAAGAGCTTCAACAGCAAGAGAATTATATGATTATGTTGAAAATAAAAAAGATTTTGAATATGAAGAAGATCCAATAAAGGCATATAATTTAGCTTTAAGTAAAAAGAGAAAACTTACTATATGTTGTGGTTCTTTCTATATCTTAATTAAGTTAAAAGAGGGGTTAAATGGATAAAAAAAAGAATACAAAATCATCAAATAGGGAGAAGCCTGTAAACAAAAAGCAAGAAGCTTCTAAAAAGAAAGAGAACTCTAATGCTAATAATACTAAAAATAAGGTGAATACAAATACTAATCCAAAGGTTAAACCTAAGGTTAAGAAAAAAACTAGTATAAATTTCCAAAAATTTCTTAACTTTATAGTTTTTCTTGTATTTATTATTTTTACTTTCTTTATGTATAAAAAAGTTTCTAACCAAGAAAAGTTAGAGCAGGCTATGGTAGAAAATACAACTAAACAGGTACTTGCAGCTATGGATCTTAGAAATAATGAATTCTATGGTGGAACTAAAAAAGAAATTAAAAAAGAAGAAAAAGTTCAAGAAATAAAAGAAGAAAAGAAACTTGAAGAAAATGTAGTTGAAACTCCTAAAGAGCTACCAAAAGAAACAACTATTGAGAAGAAAACTGAAGTTCCTAAAGAAGAGAAGGCTCCTGTTGTAAATGATAAAAAAGAAGTCAAAGCAGAAGCTAAAACTGAGGAAAAGAAGACTGTAGCTAAGGTTGAAGAAACTAAAAAAGAGGAAAAGAAAGTTGAAAAACCTAAGCCAAAAGAAACAACTACTGAAAAGAAAACTGAAGTTCCTAAAGAAGAGAAAGCTCCTGTTGTAAATGATAAAAAAGAAGTCAAAGCAGAAGCTAAAACTGAGGAAAAGAAGACTGTAGCTAAGGTTGAAGAAACTAAAAAAGAGGAAAAGAAAGTTGAAAAACCTAAGCCAAAAGAAGCTACTTCTGAAAAGAAAGCTGAGATTTCTAAAGAAGAAAAAGCTGCTAAAAAGGTTGAAGAAGCTAAAAAAATAGA from Fusobacterium pseudoperiodonticum carries:
- a CDS encoding ABC transporter ATP-binding protein, whose amino-acid sequence is MFKKFISYYKPHKKMFFLDLLAAFLISICDLFYPILTRSILYDFIPNRKLKTIFLFLFILALIYIFKMLSNYFVGYYGHIVGVKIQADMRRDLFKHIQNMPISYFDKNQTGDIMSRIVNDLVDISELAHHGPEDVFISGVLVLGSFFYLINLNPLLTCIVFIFIPILALLTIFLRKRMMRAFAETRTTVGAINANLSNSISGIRVSKSFNNSKFEFKKFEEGNSKYIIARKAAYFWLAVFQGGVYYIIDTLYLVMLLSGTLFTYYNKITVVDFVTYMLFVNLLITPIKRLINSVEQFQNGMSGFRRFYEVITVPQEEEGKIEVGKLNGNIVFDEVTFRYEENENIFENFSLNIKAGTNVALVGESGVGKSTICHLIPRFYEILSGKITIDDIDIKDMTLSSLRKNIGIVSQDVFLFTGTIKENIAYGKLDATDEEIYRAAKYANIHDYIMTLEKGYDTQVGERGIRLSGGQKQRISIARVFLANPPILILDEATSALDSITERNIQKSLDELSEGRTTLVVAHRLTTVRKADVIIVITKDGIAEMGNHDELMKLQGIYYKLNQV
- a CDS encoding lysophospholipid acyltransferase family protein; this translates as MYFIQYIVARFFIFLLLLLPEKLRFKFGDFLGNLTYKLIKSRRMTALMNLKMAFPEKSDEEIEKIARKSFRIMIKAFLCSLWFDKYLKNPKNIKIINQESMLNACKKDKGVMAATMHMGNMEASTVCTGENKIITVAKKQRNPYINDYITKLRGKANYMEVIEKNERTSRVLISKLREKKVIALFSDHRDKGAIVNFFGKETKAPSGAVSMALKFDLPFLLVYNTFNDDNTITIYVTDEIELKKTGNFKEDVQNNVQYLINIMEDVIRKHPEQWMWFHDRWNSFREYKRSLKNKK
- a CDS encoding 5'-methylthioadenosine/adenosylhomocysteine nucleosidase, which produces MKIGIIGAMHEEIVELKSSMTDINEIEISNLKFYEGKLCSKDVVLVESGIGKVNAAISTTLLISNFKVDKIIFTGVAGAVNPDIKVTDIVIATDLVESDMDVTAGGNYKLGEIPRMKSSNFKADPYLFTLADSVATKLFGSEKVHKGKIISRDEFVASSEKVKKLREIFEAECVEMEGAAVAHVCEVLNIPFIVLRSISDKADDEAGMTFDEFVKIAAKNSKSIVEGILSIIK
- a CDS encoding bifunctional folylpolyglutamate synthase/dihydrofolate synthase, which produces MEGKMNIDALLEELYAYSMFSIRLGLDNIKEICKHLGNPQNSYKVIHITGTNGKGSVSTTVERILIDAGYKVGKYTSPHILEFNERISFDDKYISNEDVAKYYEKVKKIIEEHNIQATFFEVTTAMMFDYFKDMKAEYVILEAGMGGRYDATNICNNIVSVITNVSLEHTEYLGDTIYKIATEKAGIIKNCPYTIFADNNPDVKKAIEEVTDKYVNVLDKYKDSTYKLDFNTFTTNININGNIYEYSLFGDYQYKNFLCAYEVVKYLGIDENIIKEAIKKVVWQCRFEVFSKNPLVIFDGAHNAAGVEELIKIVKQHFSKDEVTVLVSILKDKDRVSMFRKLNEISSSIILTSIPDNPRASTARELYDYVENKKDFEYEEDPIKAYNLALSKKRKLTICCGSFYILIKLKEGLNG